In Halorhabdus tiamatea SARL4B, a genomic segment contains:
- a CDS encoding replication protein A (Replication protein A protects and stabilize the intermediate ssDNA that is generated by the unwinding action of a DNA helicase at the replication fork. In addition, SSBs prevent the formation of secondary structures by single-stranded template DNA.), giving the protein MTDLHTHAEEIHEQFTDQLDLTVEAVEERLDTLVNEYQVPISEARRSVTNSYLDEAGLDREDIGGGSGGNETVQAADVDAPEEWVDMTAKVVELWEPRSDAVAQVGLLGDETGTIKFTKWSKSDLPELAEGGTYHLRNIVTDEYQGRFSVKLNRTTVIEETDEEIEVGDDALEVEGALVDIQSGSGLIKRCPEEDCTRVLQNGRCSEHGEVEGEFDLRIKGVLDDGEEVTEVIFDQEATEELTGIALEEAKDMAMDALDTSVVVEEMQGTIMGRYYRVEGPTFGRYLLADEVETLTEAVDPEATLIKARSI; this is encoded by the coding sequence ATGACGGATTTGCATACCCACGCGGAAGAGATACACGAGCAGTTCACAGACCAGCTAGACCTGACCGTCGAGGCGGTCGAGGAACGCCTCGACACGCTGGTCAACGAGTACCAGGTTCCGATCAGTGAGGCCCGTCGAAGCGTCACCAACTCCTACCTCGACGAGGCGGGGCTGGATCGCGAGGACATCGGCGGCGGGAGCGGCGGCAACGAGACCGTCCAGGCCGCCGATGTCGACGCGCCCGAGGAGTGGGTCGACATGACGGCGAAGGTCGTCGAGTTGTGGGAGCCCCGGAGCGACGCCGTCGCCCAGGTCGGCCTGCTGGGCGACGAGACCGGGACGATCAAGTTCACCAAGTGGTCCAAATCCGATCTCCCCGAACTCGCGGAGGGCGGGACCTACCATCTCCGGAATATCGTCACCGACGAGTACCAGGGCCGGTTCTCGGTGAAACTCAACCGGACGACCGTCATCGAGGAGACTGACGAGGAGATCGAGGTCGGCGACGACGCCCTCGAGGTCGAGGGCGCGTTGGTCGACATCCAGAGCGGCAGCGGACTCATCAAGCGCTGTCCCGAGGAGGACTGTACGCGCGTCCTCCAGAACGGCCGGTGTTCCGAACACGGCGAAGTCGAGGGCGAGTTCGACCTCCGGATCAAGGGCGTGCTCGACGATGGTGAGGAGGTCACCGAGGTCATCTTCGATCAGGAAGCCACCGAGGAACTGACTGGCATCGCTCTAGAGGAGGCCAAGGACATGGCGATGGACGCCCTGGATACGAGCGTCGTCGTCGAGGAGATGCAGGGGACGATCATGGGGCGGTACTACCGCGTCGAGGGGCCGACCTTCGGGCGGTACCTGCTGGCCGACGAGGTCGAGACGCTGACCGAGGCGGTCGATCCTGAAGCGACGCTGATCAAAGCGAGGTCGATATAA